A stretch of Bradyrhizobium sp. AZCC 2262 DNA encodes these proteins:
- a CDS encoding ABC transporter substrate-binding protein, with amino-acid sequence MLPVAAMSAEMRGVTATEIRIGQTMPYSGPVSAFGALGKGEVGYFKMVNERGGINGRKVNLISLDDSYAPPKTVEQTRRLVESDEVALIFSSIGTAHNTAIAKYLQGKNIPQLFLASGASKFADIAQFPQATVGVQAPFRYEARLYARYALSKNPNARFAVISQNDDYGRDYLAGLKDVLGDKYDSVVTGATYEISDPTIDSQIVKLKASGADVFVIAATPKFAAQSIRKAFEIGWRPMTFLSNVAVWISTVMEPAGVEAGTGILSTAYVKDPDDPAWKDDPGVKAWREFMIKYVPDGDLHDTNYVNAYNSAMVLEAVLKACGNDLSTENILRQAYSIKDLELPMLLPGIKVNTGPADHVPVDQMQFMRFNGKTWERFGELQTGN; translated from the coding sequence ATGCTGCCTGTGGCTGCGATGTCGGCCGAAATGCGCGGCGTCACCGCGACCGAAATCAGGATCGGCCAGACCATGCCCTATAGCGGGCCAGTGTCGGCGTTCGGCGCGCTCGGCAAGGGCGAGGTCGGCTATTTCAAGATGGTCAACGAGCGCGGCGGCATCAATGGCCGCAAGGTCAATCTGATTTCGCTCGATGACAGTTACGCGCCGCCGAAGACCGTGGAGCAGACGCGCCGGCTGGTCGAGAGCGACGAGGTCGCGTTGATCTTCTCCTCGATCGGCACTGCGCATAACACCGCGATCGCGAAATACCTGCAGGGCAAGAACATCCCGCAATTGTTCCTGGCCTCCGGCGCTTCGAAATTCGCCGACATTGCGCAATTCCCGCAGGCCACCGTGGGTGTGCAGGCGCCGTTCCGCTACGAGGCACGGCTCTATGCGCGTTATGCGCTTTCGAAAAACCCGAACGCCAGATTCGCCGTTATTTCGCAGAACGACGATTACGGCCGCGATTATCTGGCAGGGCTGAAGGACGTGCTTGGCGACAAGTACGATTCCGTTGTCACCGGCGCGACCTATGAAATTTCCGATCCGACCATCGACTCCCAGATCGTGAAGCTGAAGGCCTCCGGCGCCGATGTGTTCGTGATCGCGGCAACGCCGAAATTCGCCGCGCAATCGATTCGCAAGGCGTTCGAGATCGGCTGGCGGCCGATGACGTTCCTCTCCAACGTCGCAGTGTGGATTTCGACCGTGATGGAGCCGGCGGGCGTCGAGGCCGGCACCGGCATTCTCTCCACCGCCTATGTCAAGGATCCCGACGATCCCGCCTGGAAGGACGACCCCGGCGTCAAGGCCTGGCGCGAGTTCATGATCAAATACGTTCCCGACGGCGACCTGCACGACACCAATTACGTCAACGCCTATAACAGCGCGATGGTGCTGGAGGCCGTGCTGAAGGCCTGCGGCAACGACCTGTCGACCGAGAATATTTTAAGGCAGGCCTATTCGATCAAAGACCTGGAACTGCCGATGCTGCTGCCTGGCATCAAGGTCAATACCGGGCCTGCCGACCATGTGCCGGTAGATCAGATGCAGTTCATGCGCTTCAACGGGAAAACGTGGGAGCGTTTTGGGGAATTGCAGACGGGGAATTAA
- the ftsH gene encoding ATP-dependent zinc metalloprotease FtsH yields the protein MNANLRNFALWVIIVLLLLALFTLFQNPGQRTSSQDISFSQLLSEVDQNRVRDVVIQGPDIHGTFTNGSSFQTYAPNDPTLVKRLYDGKVSITAKPPGDNVPWFVSLLVSWLPFIALIGVWIFLSRQMQGGAGKAMGFGKSRAKMLTEAHGRVTFEDVAGVDEAKQDLQEIVEFLRDPGKFQRLGGRIPRGVLLVGPPGTGKTLIARAVAGEANVPFFTISGSDFVEMFVGVGASRVRDMFEQAKKNAPCIIFIDEIDAVGRHRGAGLGGGNDEREQTLNQLLVEMDGFEANEGVILIAATNRPDVLDPALLRPGRFDRQVVVPNPDVVGREQILKVHVRKVPLAPDINLKTIARGTPGFSGADLMNLVNEAALTAARRNKRMVTQAEFEEAKDKVMMGAERKSLVMTEEEKLLTAYHEGGHAIVGLNVVATDPIHKATIIPRGRALGMVMQLPERDKLSMSLEQMTSRLAIMMGGRVAEELVFGKEKVTSGASSDIEQATRLARMMVTRWGLSEALGTVSYGENQDEVFLGMSVSRTQNASEATVQKIDTEIRRFVEEGYNEATRILTEKRQDLETLAKGLLEFETLSGDEIQDLLNGKKPNRESVLEPSTPRASAVPPAGKPRPRPDPDPGLEPQPQA from the coding sequence ATGAACGCCAATCTGCGCAACTTCGCCCTCTGGGTCATCATTGTCCTGTTGCTGTTGGCATTGTTCACGCTCTTCCAGAATCCGGGTCAGCGCACGTCCTCGCAGGACATCTCGTTCTCGCAGCTGTTGAGCGAGGTTGACCAGAACCGCGTGCGCGACGTCGTGATCCAGGGACCGGATATCCACGGCACCTTCACCAACGGCTCCTCTTTCCAGACCTATGCGCCGAACGATCCGACGCTGGTGAAGCGTCTGTATGACGGCAAGGTCTCGATCACCGCGAAGCCGCCCGGCGACAACGTGCCGTGGTTCGTCTCGCTGCTCGTCTCCTGGCTGCCCTTCATTGCGCTGATCGGCGTGTGGATCTTCCTGTCGCGCCAGATGCAGGGCGGCGCCGGCAAGGCGATGGGCTTTGGCAAATCGCGCGCCAAGATGCTGACGGAGGCCCATGGCCGCGTCACCTTCGAGGACGTCGCCGGTGTCGACGAGGCCAAGCAGGACTTGCAGGAGATCGTCGAGTTCCTCCGCGATCCCGGCAAATTCCAGCGCCTCGGCGGACGCATTCCGCGCGGCGTGCTGCTGGTCGGTCCTCCCGGCACCGGTAAAACCCTGATCGCGCGTGCGGTCGCGGGCGAAGCCAACGTGCCGTTCTTCACCATCTCGGGTTCGGACTTCGTCGAAATGTTTGTCGGCGTCGGCGCCTCCCGCGTCCGCGACATGTTCGAGCAGGCCAAGAAGAACGCGCCCTGCATCATCTTCATCGACGAAATCGACGCGGTCGGCCGTCATCGCGGCGCCGGTCTCGGCGGTGGCAATGACGAGCGCGAACAGACGCTCAACCAGTTGCTGGTCGAGATGGATGGCTTCGAGGCCAATGAAGGCGTGATCCTGATCGCGGCGACCAACCGTCCTGACGTGCTCGATCCGGCGCTGCTGCGTCCCGGCCGCTTCGACCGTCAGGTCGTGGTGCCGAACCCTGATGTCGTCGGCCGCGAGCAGATCCTGAAAGTTCACGTTCGCAAGGTGCCGCTGGCGCCGGATATCAACCTCAAGACCATCGCGCGCGGCACCCCGGGCTTCTCCGGCGCCGACCTGATGAACCTCGTCAACGAGGCCGCGCTGACGGCTGCCCGCCGCAACAAGCGGATGGTGACGCAGGCCGAGTTCGAGGAAGCCAAAGACAAGGTGATGATGGGCGCCGAGCGCAAGTCGCTCGTCATGACCGAGGAAGAGAAGCTGCTGACGGCCTATCACGAGGGCGGCCATGCCATCGTCGGCCTCAATGTCGTCGCGACCGATCCGATCCACAAGGCGACAATCATTCCGCGCGGGCGTGCACTCGGCATGGTGATGCAGCTGCCCGAGCGGGACAAGCTGTCGATGTCGCTCGAGCAGATGACATCGCGGCTCGCGATCATGATGGGCGGCCGTGTCGCTGAAGAACTGGTCTTCGGCAAGGAGAAGGTTACGTCCGGCGCCTCTTCCGATATCGAGCAGGCAACGCGACTGGCGCGCATGATGGTGACGCGCTGGGGTCTGTCCGAAGCCCTTGGCACCGTGTCCTACGGCGAAAACCAGGACGAGGTGTTCCTGGGCATGTCGGTATCCCGTACCCAGAACGCGTCGGAAGCCACGGTTCAGAAGATTGACACCGAGATCCGGCGCTTTGTCGAAGAGGGCTATAACGAAGCCACGCGAATCCTTACCGAGAAGCGCCAAGACCTCGAAACCCTGGCGAAAGGCCTGCTCGAGTTCGAGACGCTGAGCGGTGACGAGATTCAGGACCTGCTCAACGGCAAAAAGCCCAACCGCGAGTCGGTGCTGGAGCCGAGCACGCCGCGCGCCTCCGCCGTGCCGCCGGCCGGCAAGCCGCGCCCGCGTCCCGATCCGGATCCCGGCCTGGAGCCGCAGCCGCAGGCGTGA
- a CDS encoding glycosyltransferase family 87 protein → MTASLSTLRPAPEQTAIPTWLVRVCLVLAVVNVTLCGVAYSSHWWVYDPNGLGIPTDFINVWAAGRLVLDGLPAQAYDWDIQKQVEVAKLGQDFVGYFAWHYPPPFLFVASLLAQLPYQLAYIGWVVVSFLLFLVAMRAIVGHAFGYLLALAIPMAFINALVGQNGFLTAALIGGTLYLIPIRPVLAGICLGLLTYKPQYGLLFPIMLIAGGHWRVFISAGVTAVVLATASWLAFGIESWLAFFHWMPKFSQAFLTEGKAPWWKLQSIFSMVRYFGGSEPLGWAFQWVLTASVAVVLALVWRSRVPYTLKAAALAAGTLLTTPYLFMYDMMVLAIPIAFLVRIGLKTGFRAYELPALGAVAALIGCYMFTGIPTGLGATLVVSMLILRRAGSWWRHEPAPRLVAAGA, encoded by the coding sequence ATGACCGCCTCTCTTTCCACTCTCAGGCCCGCACCGGAGCAAACCGCAATTCCCACGTGGCTCGTCAGGGTCTGCCTGGTGCTGGCGGTTGTGAACGTGACCCTTTGCGGGGTGGCGTATTCCTCGCACTGGTGGGTTTACGATCCGAACGGCCTCGGCATCCCGACTGATTTCATCAACGTCTGGGCGGCCGGCCGTCTGGTGCTCGATGGCCTCCCGGCGCAGGCCTATGACTGGGACATCCAGAAGCAGGTCGAGGTCGCAAAACTCGGCCAGGATTTTGTCGGCTACTTCGCCTGGCACTATCCGCCGCCATTCCTGTTCGTCGCATCCTTGCTGGCGCAGCTTCCCTATCAGCTCGCCTATATCGGCTGGGTCGTGGTCAGCTTTCTGCTCTTTCTTGTCGCGATGCGTGCGATCGTCGGCCACGCCTTCGGCTATCTGCTCGCGCTCGCCATTCCGATGGCGTTCATCAATGCACTGGTCGGGCAGAACGGATTCCTCACCGCGGCGCTGATCGGCGGTACGCTCTATCTGATCCCGATACGGCCGGTACTGGCAGGCATCTGCCTCGGGCTTTTGACCTACAAGCCGCAATACGGGCTGCTGTTTCCGATCATGCTGATCGCAGGGGGGCATTGGCGCGTGTTCATCAGCGCCGGCGTAACGGCAGTCGTGCTGGCCACCGCTTCCTGGCTCGCCTTCGGCATCGAGAGCTGGCTGGCGTTCTTCCACTGGATGCCGAAATTCTCGCAGGCGTTCCTGACCGAAGGCAAGGCCCCATGGTGGAAGCTGCAAAGCATCTTCTCGATGGTGCGTTACTTCGGCGGCAGCGAACCGCTCGGCTGGGCATTCCAGTGGGTTCTCACCGCCTCGGTGGCCGTGGTGCTGGCGCTGGTGTGGCGAAGCCGCGTGCCCTACACGCTGAAGGCCGCAGCGCTTGCCGCCGGCACGCTGCTGACCACGCCCTATCTCTTCATGTACGACATGATGGTGCTGGCGATCCCGATCGCCTTCCTGGTTCGCATCGGATTGAAGACCGGTTTTCGCGCCTACGAGCTTCCGGCGCTCGGCGCCGTCGCGGCTCTCATCGGCTGCTACATGTTCACCGGTATTCCGACCGGCCTTGGCGCCACGCTTGTCGTGTCCATGCTGATCCTGCGCCGCGCCGGATCGTGGTGGCGGCATGAGCCGGCGCCAAGACTTGTCGCGGCAGGGGCGTGA
- a CDS encoding DUF2867 domain-containing protein has translation MHVVECELPPVSALGKDEISKAYFHDSYRVPLTRPGLTIVEIFFALFGHSPRWMKALLITRNAIARCFGLEAPTVAEILKPAMRASYSVGDKIGPWPIFFIGDNEIVAGRNNRHLDFRLSVLRLRDNDAESVVVSTICSVHNLSGKIYLFFIVPFHRTGVQSLLANAVAAKRL, from the coding sequence ATGCACGTGGTCGAATGCGAACTTCCGCCAGTGAGCGCGCTGGGCAAGGACGAGATCAGCAAAGCCTATTTCCACGATTCATACCGCGTGCCGCTGACACGTCCGGGGCTGACAATCGTTGAAATCTTTTTTGCGTTGTTCGGCCATTCGCCGCGCTGGATGAAGGCGTTGTTGATCACCCGCAATGCCATTGCCAGATGCTTTGGACTGGAAGCACCGACCGTCGCCGAAATTCTCAAGCCTGCGATGCGCGCCAGCTACAGCGTTGGCGACAAGATCGGTCCGTGGCCGATTTTCTTCATTGGCGACAATGAGATTGTCGCGGGTCGCAACAACAGGCACCTCGACTTCAGGCTCTCGGTGCTTCGGTTGAGGGATAACGATGCGGAGAGCGTCGTCGTTTCGACGATTTGCTCGGTGCACAACCTCTCCGGCAAAATCTATCTGTTCTTTATCGTGCCGTTTCACCGGACCGGCGTCCAATCGCTGCTGGCCAATGCGGTGGCTGCGAAGCGGCTGTGA
- a CDS encoding sialate O-acetylesterase — protein MRRKVAFLLGGVLIGTIGYKLVTPATPHTDFSAMALPARNERPCGPISGKTAIIVVHGQSNAANFGSARHSAREVVDNFDPATGKCFAAVDPLLGTDGIGGSFATRLGDILIQAGRYDRVILVPLARGGASLAFLNNEGAELITNGIAKLKAAGLTPTHILFQQGETDAVSTTTAEEYASLLHQLVKRFRAAGLDAPFYLSRSAKCDYVGPNNIAAVRAGQLSAVDEALNIRPGPDTDTIGNEGRSPDGCHMNEAGTLANAALWAAFIK, from the coding sequence TTGCGGCGTAAAGTAGCGTTCCTGCTGGGTGGGGTGCTGATCGGCACGATCGGCTACAAGCTCGTGACACCCGCGACTCCCCACACCGATTTTTCCGCAATGGCGCTGCCAGCGCGAAACGAGCGGCCGTGCGGCCCGATATCCGGCAAGACGGCCATCATCGTCGTGCACGGCCAGAGCAACGCGGCGAACTTCGGAAGCGCGCGACACTCAGCGCGTGAGGTCGTCGACAATTTCGATCCCGCGACCGGCAAATGCTTCGCCGCAGTCGATCCCCTGCTCGGCACCGACGGCATCGGCGGGAGCTTTGCAACGCGTCTCGGCGACATCCTGATCCAGGCCGGACGCTACGATCGCGTGATTCTCGTCCCCCTCGCCAGGGGTGGGGCATCGCTCGCCTTCCTGAACAACGAGGGTGCCGAGTTGATCACCAACGGCATCGCGAAGCTGAAGGCGGCGGGGCTGACGCCGACGCATATTCTGTTTCAGCAGGGGGAAACGGATGCGGTATCGACGACGACGGCCGAAGAGTATGCTTCGCTGCTGCATCAGCTCGTGAAGCGATTTCGCGCGGCCGGCCTCGATGCGCCCTTCTATCTGTCGCGTAGCGCAAAATGCGACTATGTCGGGCCGAACAACATTGCGGCGGTACGCGCCGGTCAACTCTCTGCGGTCGATGAAGCGCTGAACATCCGACCGGGACCCGACACCGACACGATCGGAAATGAAGGCCGCAGTCCGGACGGCTGCCACATGAACGAGGCCGGTACGCTTGCAAATGCAGCCCTGTGGGCGGCGTTCATCAAATAG